The following coding sequences are from one Paenibacillus sp. JDR-2 window:
- a CDS encoding spore maturation protein, whose amino-acid sequence MFELFTRISAWLIPAIIVFIPLYAAFRKVPVYETFIEGAKDGFGTAINIIPSLVGMMVAISMFRASGAMDLMLGAVRPLFDWLSIPTEVLPLGILRPLTGAGSLAFTADLIATHGPDSMIGRIASTIQGSTDTTLYVLTVYFGAVGIRKTKYALKVGLFSDLVGFLAAIMICLYIFK is encoded by the coding sequence TTGTTTGAGTTGTTTACCCGCATTTCGGCTTGGCTTATTCCTGCTATTATCGTATTTATTCCTTTATATGCGGCATTCCGGAAAGTCCCTGTATACGAAACCTTTATTGAAGGCGCAAAAGACGGCTTTGGCACTGCTATTAACATTATTCCCTCGCTGGTTGGCATGATGGTGGCCATCAGTATGTTCCGCGCTTCCGGTGCCATGGATCTGATGCTTGGCGCCGTGCGTCCGTTGTTTGATTGGTTAAGCATTCCGACAGAAGTATTGCCGCTTGGCATTCTGCGGCCGCTGACAGGAGCGGGATCGCTTGCTTTCACCGCCGATCTAATTGCCACGCATGGACCGGATTCCATGATAGGCCGTATCGCGTCTACGATTCAAGGCAGTACGGATACAACGCTGTACGTGTTGACGGTCTATTTTGGCGCGGTGGGTATCCGCAAGACCAAATATGCGTTGAAAGTTGGCTTGTTCTCCGATTTAGTCGGATTTTTGGCCGCAATTATGATCTGTCTGTACATATTCAAGTAG
- a CDS encoding pseudouridine synthase: MERLQKILAQAGVASRRKCEELILAGAVEVNGEKVTTLGVKADPATDEITVNGKPIRSEKKIYLMLNKPKGVITSAKDPQGRKVVADFLPGIRERVYPVGRLDYDTEGLLLLTNDGEFANLLTHPSHHVPKTYYATVKGVPHGSLLDQLKKGVMLEDGLTAPAEVEYQDIDEEKNMSTIRITIYEGRNRQVRRMFDAIKHPVLKLRRVKFGELGLRTLARGQFRHLTPVEVKELRDQARKTHKVHKK, from the coding sequence TTGGAACGTTTACAGAAAATATTAGCACAAGCGGGCGTCGCATCCCGTCGAAAATGCGAAGAGCTTATTCTTGCCGGTGCCGTTGAGGTAAATGGCGAGAAAGTGACAACGCTGGGAGTTAAAGCGGATCCGGCAACGGATGAAATTACGGTGAACGGCAAGCCGATCCGCAGCGAGAAAAAAATCTATTTGATGCTGAATAAGCCAAAAGGTGTCATCACAAGCGCCAAGGATCCGCAAGGGCGCAAAGTGGTGGCTGATTTTTTGCCCGGCATTAGAGAGCGCGTGTATCCGGTCGGACGATTGGACTACGATACCGAAGGATTGCTGCTTCTTACGAATGACGGGGAGTTCGCCAATCTTCTTACGCATCCGAGCCATCACGTGCCTAAGACCTATTACGCAACCGTAAAAGGCGTACCGCACGGATCGCTTTTGGATCAGTTGAAGAAGGGCGTTATGCTGGAGGATGGTTTGACGGCGCCTGCAGAGGTCGAATATCAGGATATTGACGAAGAGAAAAACATGTCGACCATTCGCATTACCATCTACGAAGGACGCAACCGTCAGGTGCGCCGCATGTTTGATGCGATCAAACATCCGGTTCTGAAGCTGAGACGCGTGAAATTCGGCGAGCTTGGTCTCCGTACACTAGCCAGAGGACAGTTCAGACACCTTACTCCGGTTGAAGTTAAGGAGCTTCGGGACCAGGCGCGCAAGACACATAAAGTTCATAAAAAGTAA
- a CDS encoding redoxin domain-containing protein, which yields MGKYRKTVQIVILLAVLVVGGYAIGNTLFAARDEGIPKIGEQPPDFTLADLQGNTHNLSDYKGKAVVINFWGSFCPPCVKEMPEFERQFEKWKDSGLEVLAINLSEDTLTVNNFVRRFDLSYPILRDVNRKTERKYGLESYPTTFFVKPDGTILDVFVGGMSENDIDSRVDKLLQ from the coding sequence ATGGGCAAGTATCGAAAAACGGTGCAAATTGTCATTCTGCTTGCCGTGCTAGTTGTAGGCGGATATGCCATTGGCAATACCCTATTCGCCGCTAGGGACGAAGGCATCCCGAAGATCGGGGAACAGCCGCCTGATTTTACGCTGGCCGATTTGCAGGGCAATACGCACAATCTTTCTGATTATAAAGGCAAGGCCGTTGTCATTAACTTCTGGGGGAGCTTCTGCCCGCCTTGCGTGAAGGAAATGCCGGAGTTCGAGCGCCAGTTCGAGAAATGGAAGGACTCGGGTCTCGAGGTGCTCGCGATTAACCTAAGCGAAGACACCCTTACGGTTAACAACTTTGTGCGCAGGTTTGACCTGAGTTATCCGATTTTGCGCGACGTGAACCGAAAGACGGAGCGGAAATACGGGCTGGAGTCCTACCCGACAACCTTTTTTGTCAAGCCGGACGGGACCATTCTGGATGTATTTGTAGGCGGGATGAGCGAGAATGATATCGATTCCCGTGTAGACAAACTGCTGCAGTAA
- the resB gene encoding cytochrome c biogenesis protein ResB, translated as MLSLHNTKCECGHQNAVGTVLCESCGKPLMEDVESDAPLEMRYDGVARRSQKSNPNPIDKIWNFFSSVKIAVYLIVITLVTAMLGTIYPQEGSFLNNFKPSVYYEETYGLPGKIYYKLGLSHTYDSWWFITLLVMIGTSLVICSLDRVLPLYRALSKQQIRKHLRFITRQKAVYNSQVEGDAEEWVKQFSAHLKKKRYKIHTDGTAMLAEKNRFSRWGPYINHIGLILFLLAILARSLPGWQMDSYVSIPDGDTVQIEGTNYFVKNEKFTVEYYTDDELPPELKGTVRAKRYETKAVLYKCTDNCGDNATGEPELKQVKEQEIRVNHPLKYDGIKLYQFDYDVTPKLKSVNPVLMNKETGESYGPFELPMKDAPLDYTLGPYKMKLAANYMEFGIGEDGEPVTLSRDPNAPAFIFLITGPGLPEKGQPYIYFPMQKDKEKFDQDKLNASIADKLEIKVNGMENVHFAEASTYLNVRKDKALTYVWYGAAISMLGLLLGSYWQHRRIWLRIDDGKLSLGAHTNKNWYGMRADVAYALRKSGIDVDPKSLDNGGNNA; from the coding sequence GTGTTATCGCTACATAACACGAAATGCGAATGCGGGCATCAGAACGCGGTTGGAACGGTCTTGTGCGAGAGCTGCGGCAAGCCGCTCATGGAAGACGTCGAGAGCGATGCCCCTCTTGAAATGCGTTACGACGGCGTTGCGCGCCGGTCGCAGAAGAGCAATCCGAACCCGATTGATAAGATTTGGAATTTTTTCTCATCCGTCAAAATCGCCGTTTATTTAATCGTAATTACGCTGGTAACGGCTATGCTTGGTACGATATACCCGCAGGAAGGGTCGTTCCTGAATAATTTCAAGCCTTCCGTGTATTACGAGGAGACTTACGGGCTGCCCGGCAAGATTTATTATAAGCTGGGCTTGTCTCATACATACGATTCATGGTGGTTTATTACGCTGCTGGTTATGATCGGCACTTCATTAGTAATATGCAGTCTTGACCGCGTGCTGCCGTTGTATAGAGCGCTGAGCAAGCAGCAAATCCGCAAGCACCTTAGGTTTATTACTAGACAGAAGGCTGTGTACAACAGTCAGGTTGAAGGTGATGCGGAAGAATGGGTCAAGCAGTTCTCCGCGCATCTGAAGAAAAAGCGCTATAAGATACATACAGACGGTACGGCAATGCTTGCCGAGAAGAATCGTTTCAGCCGCTGGGGCCCTTATATTAATCACATCGGTCTGATCCTGTTCCTGCTGGCTATCCTTGCACGAAGTCTTCCAGGCTGGCAAATGGACAGCTATGTGAGTATACCTGATGGGGATACCGTACAGATCGAGGGGACGAACTACTTCGTGAAGAACGAGAAGTTCACCGTCGAGTATTACACGGATGACGAGCTTCCGCCTGAGCTTAAAGGAACGGTCCGTGCAAAGCGTTACGAGACAAAGGCTGTATTATACAAGTGCACCGACAACTGCGGAGACAACGCAACGGGTGAGCCTGAACTGAAGCAAGTGAAGGAACAGGAGATTCGGGTAAACCATCCACTCAAATACGACGGGATCAAGCTGTATCAATTCGACTATGATGTAACGCCGAAGCTGAAGAGCGTAAATCCTGTTCTTATGAACAAGGAGACGGGCGAGTCTTACGGACCGTTCGAGCTTCCGATGAAGGATGCGCCACTGGATTACACGCTTGGGCCGTACAAAATGAAGCTGGCCGCCAATTACATGGAATTCGGAATTGGTGAAGACGGCGAACCCGTTACGCTCAGCCGTGATCCCAATGCGCCGGCCTTTATCTTCTTGATTACAGGTCCCGGCTTACCGGAGAAAGGTCAGCCTTATATCTATTTCCCGATGCAAAAGGATAAAGAAAAGTTTGATCAGGACAAGCTTAATGCTTCAATCGCGGACAAACTGGAGATCAAGGTAAACGGGATGGAAAACGTTCATTTTGCCGAAGCCTCCACCTATCTGAACGTCCGCAAAGATAAAGCTTTGACTTATGTCTGGTACGGCGCCGCTATTTCGATGCTTGGCCTGCTGCTTGGCTCTTATTGGCAGCACCGGCGGATCTGGCTGCGCATTGACGACGGCAAGCTGTCGCTTGGCGCGCATACAAACAAAAACTGGTACGGCATGAGAGCAGACGTGGCTTACGCACTCCGGAAATCCGGAATTGACGTAGATCCGAAGTCGCTCGATAACGGAGGGAATAACGCGTGA
- the ccsA gene encoding cytochrome c biogenesis protein CcsA — protein sequence MSYVDFSSDAFIAAFFLYCFAFLFYVVTIAGKKWSNRDPKKHEQRWSRISFVTSTLGLIAHLTFFFTRWIGSGQIPTSNMYEFITFLGMAIMIAFTIVYAIYRKPLLGMFALPLVVLVVAYASVFPQEVQPLIPALSSIWLKVHVTTAALGEAFFAVGFAAGLMYLLRVVDFKQTSKEAKRDQFWVEFSLYTIVLVIGFIAIVFIFRGAGYQATFTQENVTIDSKGVDHSSTDTAEYTLPPIVKPYNSTADHMDSFLGMDKPLFEAPSWMKGVNAGRKLNTVIWSVIAGSILYGLIRLLFRKRIGAVIHPLMDDIDPDDLDEISYRAIAIGFPVFTLGALIFAMIWANIAWGRFWGWDPKEVWALISWLYYSAYLHFRLSRGWQGKRSSWLAVIGFVVILFTLVGVNLVIAGLHSYAGV from the coding sequence GTGAGTTATGTCGATTTCAGCAGCGATGCCTTTATCGCCGCCTTCTTCCTATATTGCTTTGCATTCCTGTTCTATGTGGTAACGATTGCAGGGAAAAAGTGGAGCAATCGTGATCCGAAAAAGCATGAACAACGCTGGTCGCGAATCTCATTCGTAACCTCGACGCTTGGTCTTATCGCACATCTGACCTTCTTCTTCACACGCTGGATCGGAAGCGGCCAAATCCCGACAAGCAACATGTATGAGTTTATTACCTTCCTTGGCATGGCTATTATGATCGCGTTTACAATCGTATATGCGATCTACCGCAAGCCGCTGCTCGGGATGTTCGCTTTGCCGCTTGTCGTCCTGGTTGTTGCTTATGCTTCCGTATTCCCGCAGGAAGTGCAGCCGCTAATTCCGGCGCTAAGCTCAATCTGGCTGAAAGTGCACGTAACGACCGCAGCGCTTGGCGAGGCCTTCTTCGCTGTAGGTTTTGCAGCGGGTCTGATGTACTTGCTTCGAGTGGTCGATTTCAAGCAAACCTCAAAGGAAGCTAAACGGGATCAGTTTTGGGTAGAATTCTCTTTATATACGATTGTCCTTGTGATTGGATTCATCGCTATTGTATTTATTTTCAGAGGGGCAGGGTACCAGGCTACCTTTACTCAAGAGAATGTCACCATCGACAGCAAAGGCGTGGATCATTCCTCGACGGATACGGCGGAATATACGCTGCCGCCAATCGTAAAACCTTATAACAGCACGGCGGATCATATGGATTCTTTCCTGGGCATGGATAAGCCGCTGTTTGAAGCGCCTAGCTGGATGAAAGGCGTTAACGCCGGACGCAAGCTTAATACGGTTATCTGGTCGGTTATCGCGGGTTCGATTCTGTACGGTCTTATTCGTCTCTTGTTCCGCAAACGGATCGGAGCCGTTATACATCCGCTTATGGATGATATTGATCCGGATGATCTTGATGAGATCAGCTACAGGGCAATTGCAATCGGCTTCCCCGTCTTTACGCTAGGCGCGCTTATCTTCGCGATGATCTGGGCGAATATCGCCTGGGGCCGCTTCTGGGGTTGGGATCCGAAGGAAGTATGGGCGCTCATTTCATGGCTGTACTACAGTGCATATCTGCACTTCCGTTTATCGCGCGGCTGGCAGGGAAAACGTTCTTCTTGGCTCGCGGTTATCGGCTTTGTCGTTATTCTATTCACCCTGGTTGGGGTTAACCTTGTCATTGCTGGTTTACACTCCTACGCAGGCGTATAA
- a CDS encoding response regulator transcription factor, protein MSDYASRILVVDDEERIRRLLKMYLEKEGYLIDEAEDGETALRLATVTDYALILLDVMLPGIDGVEVCSRLRQVKATPVIMLTAKGEEMNRVQGFEVGADDYVVKPFSPREVIYRVKAILRRSSATAFLTKEVNSSNNIVFPHLVIEHDAHRVSAGGQEVSLTPKEYELLHYLAVSPDKVFSREELLKDVWNYEFFGDLRTVDTHVKRLREKLNKVSPDAASMITTVWGVGYKLEVPK, encoded by the coding sequence ATGTCCGACTATGCAAGCCGTATTCTTGTGGTAGATGACGAGGAACGGATTCGTCGTTTGCTGAAAATGTATTTGGAGAAGGAAGGCTATTTAATCGATGAAGCGGAAGACGGCGAGACGGCGCTTCGGCTCGCTACCGTAACCGATTATGCGCTTATTCTGCTCGATGTCATGCTTCCGGGCATTGACGGCGTGGAGGTGTGCTCCCGTTTGCGGCAAGTAAAAGCAACGCCGGTTATCATGCTGACAGCCAAAGGGGAAGAGATGAACCGGGTGCAAGGATTTGAAGTCGGCGCCGACGACTATGTCGTGAAGCCGTTTAGTCCTCGCGAGGTCATCTACCGGGTGAAGGCGATTTTGCGCCGCTCGTCAGCTACTGCCTTTTTGACAAAAGAAGTGAACTCGAGCAATAACATCGTATTCCCGCATTTGGTTATTGAGCATGATGCGCACCGAGTATCAGCTGGTGGGCAAGAGGTCAGCCTGACGCCTAAAGAATATGAGCTGCTTCATTACCTTGCCGTATCGCCGGACAAAGTCTTCTCGCGGGAAGAGCTGCTGAAGGATGTATGGAACTATGAGTTCTTTGGCGACCTTCGGACCGTAGATACGCATGTGAAACGTCTTCGCGAGAAATTGAACAAAGTATCGCCCGATGCGGCTTCGATGATTACTACGGTATGGGGAGTCGGATATAAGCTTGAGGTGCCGAAGTAA
- a CDS encoding ATP-binding protein encodes MRLLKRWGHFALHTVVGKLWWTIMFLVALVLVILGTFLLQYIDIAFKDSQHQIKVLFIVVAILGFLLSTFFAFFLSSRIQQPLLQLKRAADSIAGGNYKTRVQIRSSDEIGDLAKTFNHMTEQLGTLIDDLNHEKEHLSSILRSMGDAVITFDADGRVILTNPPGHMLVSRWSDLEMDIDWEEEEAPPFHDVPGPLRDTFQRVMHSGRDCTNKVQVINNVWSVVMAPLQNEGVVRGAVAVIRNVTEEHKLEKLRRDFVANVSHEIRTPLSMLQGYSEALLDDIVASPEERKELVQVIYDESLRMGRLVNDFLDMARMEAGHVELSLQEFDLRNVIRRVHRKFQVYAKERNVSLNADLPDTPLAVHEADEDRIEQVLTNLMDNALRHTPAGKSIKIAGQTATINNLKFVKLIVADEGQGIPSEDVPYIFERFYKADKARKRGASGGTGLGLAIVKNIITQHNGRIEVDSVLGKGTTFTLLLPVESNQ; translated from the coding sequence ATGAGGCTGCTGAAGCGCTGGGGACATTTCGCCCTGCATACGGTGGTCGGGAAGCTATGGTGGACGATTATGTTTCTCGTCGCCCTTGTCCTTGTTATTCTCGGGACGTTCCTGCTCCAGTATATCGATATCGCCTTTAAAGATTCCCAGCATCAAATTAAAGTGTTGTTTATCGTGGTAGCGATTCTGGGCTTCTTGTTGTCAACATTCTTTGCTTTCTTCTTGTCGTCGAGGATTCAACAGCCCTTGCTCCAGTTGAAGAGAGCAGCGGATTCCATCGCAGGGGGCAATTATAAGACGCGGGTACAAATCCGCTCCTCGGATGAGATTGGGGATCTGGCTAAGACCTTTAACCATATGACCGAGCAGTTAGGTACGCTGATTGATGACTTGAACCACGAGAAAGAGCATTTGTCCAGCATACTGCGGAGTATGGGAGATGCGGTTATTACGTTTGACGCAGATGGGAGAGTCATTCTGACGAACCCGCCGGGTCACATGCTGGTAAGCCGGTGGTCCGACCTGGAGATGGATATCGATTGGGAAGAGGAAGAAGCGCCTCCGTTTCACGACGTGCCCGGACCTCTGCGGGATACGTTTCAACGCGTGATGCATTCCGGACGCGATTGTACCAATAAAGTGCAAGTCATTAACAACGTGTGGTCCGTCGTGATGGCCCCGCTTCAAAATGAAGGGGTTGTCCGCGGTGCGGTTGCCGTTATCCGGAATGTAACGGAGGAGCATAAGCTTGAGAAGCTGCGACGGGATTTTGTGGCGAATGTCTCGCATGAGATTCGGACGCCGCTCTCCATGCTGCAGGGCTACAGCGAAGCGCTGCTGGATGATATCGTTGCTTCGCCGGAAGAAAGGAAAGAGCTCGTTCAAGTAATCTATGACGAATCCCTTCGGATGGGCAGACTGGTTAACGATTTCCTCGATATGGCCAGGATGGAAGCCGGTCACGTTGAGCTTAGCCTTCAGGAATTCGATCTGCGCAATGTCATCCGCCGGGTTCACAGGAAGTTCCAGGTGTATGCAAAAGAACGTAACGTCAGCTTGAATGCCGATCTTCCGGATACACCGCTTGCCGTACACGAAGCGGATGAAGACCGGATTGAGCAGGTACTGACGAATCTGATGGATAATGCGCTTCGTCATACGCCAGCTGGCAAATCCATTAAGATTGCCGGTCAGACGGCGACAATAAATAACCTTAAATTCGTGAAGCTGATTGTAGCGGATGAAGGGCAAGGTATTCCTAGCGAGGATGTCCCTTATATCTTCGAACGGTTCTACAAAGCCGATAAGGCCCGCAAACGTGGTGCTTCGGGCGGAACCGGACTAGGACTTGCCATCGTTAAAAACATAATTACGCAGCATAACGGACGCATTGAGGTCGACAGCGTCCTTGGAAAAGGCACGACATTCACCTTGCTGCTGCCTGTCGAATCCAATCAATAG
- a CDS encoding arsenic transporter, whose amino-acid sequence MHDLMTIITICTFFLTIGFIFWKPNINEAIPASVGAIIVLLTGTVSLANLGEITETISGAAITIMATIVMAIVLESFGFFQWAAELLVRKARGSGIRLFWLTNLFCFLMTLFVNNDGSILITTPILIMLLKSMGLKNHQKIPYLISGALIATASSAPIGVSNIVNLIALKIVHMDLYMHTAMMFVPASLGLALLTVLLFFLFYRTLPKKLPPVAPWGLKPGGHPLKGDSNEVVVRSTKFMRNVLIFVFCVRVSLFIASYIHFPVSLTAVIGSAFLLAWRWIYLKIPPVDMIKKTPWYILVFAFAMYVIIYGLRNLGLTEWLIHFLQPLVAGSLLHASVLMGLLLTILSNFFNNHPALMVGTLTLTNMGLDPITLKISYLASVIGSDMGSLLLPIGTLATIMWMHILRKSGVKISWGQYLKVTIVVIPITVIVTLILLSFWVSWLF is encoded by the coding sequence ATGCATGATTTAATGACGATCATTACCATTTGTACCTTCTTCCTTACGATTGGCTTTATATTCTGGAAACCTAATATTAATGAAGCAATTCCGGCATCCGTAGGGGCCATAATCGTCCTTTTAACCGGAACCGTGTCCCTGGCCAACCTGGGAGAGATCACGGAAACGATCAGCGGGGCAGCGATAACGATAATGGCTACGATCGTAATGGCTATTGTGTTAGAAAGCTTTGGTTTTTTTCAATGGGCTGCCGAGCTTTTGGTTCGGAAAGCAAGGGGCTCGGGCATCCGCTTATTTTGGCTGACGAACCTATTTTGCTTTTTAATGACTTTATTCGTAAACAATGATGGCAGCATCCTCATTACAACCCCAATTCTAATAATGCTGCTTAAAAGCATGGGACTCAAAAACCATCAGAAGATTCCTTATTTGATTTCCGGCGCACTAATCGCGACAGCGTCCAGCGCTCCGATTGGAGTCAGCAATATTGTCAATCTTATTGCACTTAAGATCGTTCATATGGACCTTTATATGCATACAGCCATGATGTTTGTACCTGCTTCCCTAGGCCTCGCATTGCTGACGGTTCTCCTCTTTTTTCTTTTTTATCGAACCCTTCCGAAAAAATTGCCTCCAGTTGCACCGTGGGGCTTAAAACCAGGCGGCCATCCACTTAAAGGAGATTCCAACGAAGTAGTAGTAAGAAGCACGAAATTCATGCGCAATGTGCTGATATTCGTTTTTTGTGTGCGAGTAAGCCTGTTTATAGCGTCATATATCCATTTCCCGGTATCTTTGACGGCGGTTATTGGATCCGCTTTTCTGCTCGCTTGGCGATGGATTTATTTAAAGATTCCTCCTGTAGACATGATAAAGAAAACTCCGTGGTATATACTCGTTTTTGCATTCGCAATGTATGTCATCATCTATGGCCTGCGAAATCTTGGACTTACGGAGTGGCTAATTCATTTCTTGCAGCCGCTAGTTGCCGGCAGTCTGCTGCATGCCAGTGTCCTGATGGGGCTGCTGCTGACAATCCTGTCCAACTTCTTTAACAATCATCCGGCATTAATGGTAGGAACATTGACATTGACGAATATGGGACTTGATCCGATTACGCTTAAGATCTCTTATCTTGCAAGTGTGATCGGGAGTGATATGGGTTCGCTTTTGCTGCCGATCGGAACGCTCGCCACGATTATGTGGATGCACATTCTTAGGAAAAGCGGCGTAAAAATAAGCTGGGGCCAGTATTTGAAGGTTACGATAGTCGTTATTCCGATTACCGTTATCGTCACGTTAATTTTGTTAAGCTTTTGGGTATCGTGGTTATTCTGA
- the serA gene encoding phosphoglycerate dehydrogenase, translating into MFKVLVSDPISDLGIQQLVDADDVAVDKKPGLSEDELVSIIGEYDALLVRSQTRVTPRIMEAGKQLKVVGRAGVGVDNIDLEAATQRGIIVINAPDGNTITTCEHTFAMMMAVARHIPQAYLKTVGGVWDRKSFLGVELRNKTLGVLGMGRIGSEVAKRAKAFGMEIMGYDPFMTEERAEKLGIKLATVDEIVRNADFMTVHTPLTPETRHMIGKKQFEVMKPGMRIINCARGGIIDELALVEAIDAGIVAGAAFDVFEVEPPTEDHPFLTHPKIIVTPHLGASTVEAQENVAIDVSEQVLHILRNEPFSNAVNMPPIPANLQSKLQPYYSLGEKLGSLVAQITEGAVQEITVRYSGELAEVDTQPLTRYIVKGVLSHHLGSDQVNVVNSMHLAKVRDVNIVQQKSQASKDFTNLVTVSLRTKQEERIVAGTLLTGYGERVVQIDKFPVDVTPEGNLILISHNDKPGIIGRVGTLLGNNDVNIATMQVGRQLVGGSAIMVLTVDKNAGKDILEQLTSLSDLNTAKEITLF; encoded by the coding sequence ATGTTTAAAGTGTTAGTATCGGATCCCATCAGTGATCTGGGCATTCAACAGCTTGTAGACGCGGATGATGTAGCGGTCGACAAAAAGCCTGGACTTAGCGAAGACGAATTGGTGAGCATTATCGGCGAATACGACGCCCTGCTCGTGCGCAGCCAAACGCGCGTAACACCGCGCATCATGGAAGCAGGCAAGCAGCTGAAAGTTGTAGGCCGCGCAGGCGTAGGCGTAGACAATATCGATTTGGAAGCAGCAACTCAACGCGGTATTATCGTTATCAATGCACCAGACGGCAATACGATTACAACCTGTGAGCATACTTTTGCCATGATGATGGCGGTTGCCCGTCACATCCCGCAAGCCTACCTGAAGACTGTTGGCGGCGTCTGGGACCGTAAATCGTTCCTTGGCGTTGAGCTTCGCAACAAAACCCTCGGTGTTCTTGGCATGGGCCGTATCGGCAGTGAAGTTGCAAAACGCGCGAAAGCATTCGGCATGGAAATCATGGGTTATGACCCGTTCATGACGGAAGAGCGTGCAGAGAAGCTTGGCATTAAGCTTGCTACTGTTGACGAAATCGTTCGCAACGCCGACTTCATGACCGTTCATACACCTCTTACTCCGGAAACCCGTCACATGATCGGCAAGAAGCAATTCGAAGTCATGAAGCCTGGCATGCGTATTATCAACTGCGCTCGCGGCGGTATTATCGACGAGCTTGCCCTTGTTGAAGCGATCGATGCTGGCATCGTAGCCGGCGCGGCATTTGACGTATTTGAAGTAGAGCCTCCAACAGAGGATCATCCATTCCTGACCCATCCGAAAATCATTGTAACTCCGCATCTTGGCGCTTCCACGGTTGAAGCTCAAGAGAACGTTGCAATCGACGTATCGGAGCAAGTCTTGCACATCCTGCGCAATGAGCCGTTCAGCAATGCGGTTAACATGCCTCCTATCCCGGCTAACCTGCAAAGCAAGCTGCAGCCATACTATTCGCTGGGCGAGAAACTCGGCAGCCTGGTTGCGCAAATCACGGAAGGTGCCGTACAGGAAATTACCGTACGTTATTCCGGCGAGCTTGCAGAGGTTGATACTCAGCCGCTGACTCGTTACATTGTTAAAGGCGTGCTCTCGCATCACCTTGGTTCCGACCAAGTTAACGTCGTTAACTCGATGCACCTTGCTAAAGTTCGTGACGTGAACATCGTACAGCAAAAATCCCAGGCTTCCAAAGACTTTACGAACCTGGTAACGGTATCGCTCCGCACGAAACAAGAAGAGCGCATCGTAGCTGGCACACTGCTTACCGGTTACGGCGAGCGCGTCGTTCAAATCGACAAGTTCCCTGTTGACGTTACTCCGGAAGGCAACCTGATCCTGATCTCGCATAACGACAAACCAGGCATCATTGGCCGCGTTGGTACGCTTCTTGGCAACAACGACGTCAACATCGCTACAATGCAAGTAGGTCGTCAGCTGGTTGGCGGTTCCGCGATCATGGTTCTGACTGTTGATAAAAACGCAGGCAAAGACATCCTTGAGCAATTGACTAGCCTGTCTGACCTGAACACAGCTAAAGAAATTACATTGTTCTAA
- a CDS encoding rhodanese-like domain-containing protein, with translation MIKWKELDPELLLQMLADGQIEPEQIIDVRETFEWEYYHLESSRLIPMNTIPYSLGTISDDKPLYIVCAHGVRSAAVCNYLEEQGYINLHNVTGGMAAVASLRGFQYD, from the coding sequence TTGATTAAGTGGAAGGAATTGGATCCGGAGTTGCTGCTGCAGATGCTTGCAGACGGGCAGATTGAACCGGAGCAAATCATCGACGTGCGCGAAACTTTTGAATGGGAATATTATCATTTGGAATCATCCCGGTTAATACCGATGAATACGATCCCCTATAGTCTCGGAACCATTTCGGATGACAAACCGTTATATATAGTATGCGCGCATGGGGTGCGCAGTGCGGCCGTTTGCAATTATTTAGAAGAACAAGGCTACATCAACCTCCACAATGTTACCGGCGGAATGGCTGCTGTAGCCTCGTTACGAGGGTTTCAATATGATTAA